The sequence TTTCTTGTAAATCCTTTGAAACTTTCCCTCTTGTTAAAACTCCATCAACAAAATTATTTTTTTTAGAACAAAGTTTTGTAAGATTATTAAAACATTTTTTAGCATGTTCAGATTCTAAAGAAGCTGCCAAAGTTCCTATAAAAAATATTTTTTTGTTAGATAAAGTATTAATAAATTTTCTAGCTTCTGCATTAGCATTAGCTTTATCTATCCAAGTTCCTACAACAATGTTATCAAATTCATCTAAGTTTATACTATCTTCTTCTTTAATAGGAATAATCACTTTTTCTCCATTTATATATTCAAATGCTTTTTCACAAACCATTTTTGTATTTCCAGTTTCAGATGAATAAATTATTAAAGTTTTCATTTTATACCTCTTCCTTTTTTATAAATTGTTAAATAAAAATAAGTGAGTTACATTCCAGATTTTAGAATAAAAATTAAATAGGGTGAGCCGAACAAATCTCGGCGTGTTTGAAGCCAATTTATTGGCAAGTTTGCCGAATTTGTAGCGAACTCTTAATTTTTATTCGTTAAGAAATCTGGCTAGTAATGAACTATTTTTATTAACTTAATAATTAAATTTTAAATATGTTGTTACATATAGAAAGTGTAGACTCTCTATGTGATACCAAAATAACAGTTTTATCCTTAGCTTCATCAGCTAATGATTTTAAAATTATAGCTTCATTTAATATATCCAAATTGGAAGTTGGT is a genomic window of Fusobacterium nucleatum containing:
- a CDS encoding flavodoxin family protein, with the protein product MKTLIIYSSETGNTKMVCEKAFEYINGEKVIIPIKEEDSINLDEFDNIVVGTWIDKANANAEARKFINTLSNKKIFFIGTLAASLESEHAKKCFNNLTKLCSKKNNFVDGVLTRGKVSKDLQEKFTKFPLNIIHKFVPNMKEIILEADCHPNESDFLLIKGFIDKNFNY